In one window of Hymenobacter nivis DNA:
- a CDS encoding ParB/RepB/Spo0J family partition protein codes for MTVDKNDDKAPINPLLPQPKRKMSGLGRGLSALIEGSYEKKGDRERIVVPHPANSVGLIPVEQIEANPYQPRTHFDQEALAELADSIKIQGIIQPVTVRQLGPNTYQLISGERRLQASKLAGLDAIPAYIRKADDQQMLEMALIENIQRENLNAIEIALSYQRLLSECALRQEELGERVGKNRSTVTNYLRLLKLPPDVQVGLRDAEITMGHARALVSIEDPKQQVALYRRIVAEELSVRRVEELVRNGFGRTPAEGPGSAARPAAEPVVPVAELRRTERHLTDRFGSRVQVRPGPKGSGEIKIAFDSVEDMQRILHILHPA; via the coding sequence ATGACCGTAGACAAGAACGACGACAAAGCTCCCATCAACCCGCTGTTGCCGCAGCCCAAGCGCAAGATGAGTGGCCTGGGCCGAGGCCTCAGCGCCCTGATTGAGGGCAGCTACGAGAAAAAAGGCGACCGGGAGCGCATCGTGGTGCCCCACCCGGCCAACTCGGTGGGCCTGATTCCGGTGGAGCAAATCGAGGCCAACCCCTACCAGCCGCGCACGCACTTCGACCAGGAAGCCCTGGCCGAGCTGGCCGACAGCATCAAAATTCAGGGCATCATCCAGCCCGTGACGGTGCGCCAGCTGGGGCCCAACACCTACCAGCTCATCAGCGGCGAGCGGCGCTTGCAGGCCTCCAAGCTGGCGGGGCTCGACGCCATTCCGGCCTACATCCGCAAGGCCGACGACCAGCAGATGCTGGAAATGGCGCTGATTGAGAACATCCAGCGCGAAAACCTCAACGCCATCGAAATCGCCCTCAGCTACCAGCGCCTGCTGAGCGAGTGCGCCCTGCGCCAGGAAGAGCTGGGCGAGCGGGTGGGCAAAAACCGCTCGACCGTGACCAACTACCTGCGCCTGCTGAAGCTGCCGCCCGACGTGCAGGTGGGCTTGCGCGACGCCGAAATCACGATGGGCCACGCCCGGGCCCTGGTCAGCATCGAAGACCCCAAGCAACAGGTAGCGCTGTACCGCCGCATCGTGGCCGAGGAGCTGTCGGTGCGCCGCGTGGAAGAGCTGGTGCGCAATGGCTTCGGCCGCACGCCGGCCGAGGGCCCTGGCAGCGCGGCCCGCCCGGCGGCCGAGCCGGTGGTACCCGTGGCCGAGCTGCGCCGCACCGAGCGCCACCTCACCGACCGCTTCGGCTCGCGGGTGCAAGTGCGCCCGGGCCCCAAGGGCAGCGGCGAAATTAAAATTGCCTTCGATTCGGTGGAGGACATGCAACGCATTCTGCACATTCTGCACCCGGCTTAG
- a CDS encoding DUF5683 domain-containing protein, translating to MNKSLLRFAALLLLALGAAWDPRAAHAQVFDPTNPNAVNPAAPPVVRPDTARIRKPTLADKRKKNAEDSLRRTATLFGYRMTPPAKAGYLALVPGLGQIYNRKWWKLPLVYGALGTVAGILIFEQRALTEYSKASNLLQTDSAVRAQKFPIAVLGPRAGKENSPEAIQNGIVFYRHYRDGFIFYTGIVYGLQVLDAIVDAHLKTFDVGDELTLRWQPTLLWAPGGPGVPMVPGVAVALHFK from the coding sequence ATGAACAAGTCTTTGCTGCGGTTCGCGGCATTGTTGCTGCTGGCGCTGGGCGCCGCGTGGGACCCCCGGGCTGCCCACGCCCAAGTCTTCGACCCCACCAATCCCAACGCCGTCAACCCCGCCGCGCCGCCCGTGGTGCGCCCCGACACGGCCCGCATCCGCAAGCCCACGCTGGCCGACAAGCGCAAAAAAAACGCCGAAGACTCGCTGCGCCGCACCGCCACGCTGTTTGGCTACCGCATGACGCCCCCGGCCAAGGCCGGCTACCTGGCGCTGGTGCCCGGCCTGGGCCAGATTTATAACCGAAAATGGTGGAAGCTGCCGCTGGTGTACGGGGCCCTGGGCACGGTGGCGGGCATCCTGATTTTTGAGCAGCGGGCTTTGACAGAGTATAGCAAGGCCAGCAATTTGCTGCAAACCGACTCGGCGGTCCGCGCCCAAAAGTTTCCCATCGCTGTGCTGGGGCCCCGGGCCGGAAAGGAAAACAGCCCCGAAGCCATCCAGAACGGCATCGTTTTTTACCGCCACTACCGCGACGGGTTCATCTTCTACACCGGCATCGTTTATGGCTTGCAGGTGCTCGACGCCATCGTGGACGCGCACCTGAAAACCTTCGACGTGGGCGACGAACTTACCCTACGCTGGCAGCCCACGCTGCTGTGGGCCCCCGGGGGGCCCGGCGTTCCGATGGTGCCGGGCGTGGCCGTGGCCCTGCACTTCAAGTAA
- the dapB gene encoding 4-hydroxy-tetrahydrodipicolinate reductase: protein MNILLIGYGKMGRTLEALATSRGHRIVGIVDPGQSDGPAIADFTAATADVAIEFTRPDAAFANVAACLRQGIPVVCGSTGWLDRWNEAGALTNALGGSLFYASNYSVGVNLFFHFNEYIAAKMHQFGGYDVAVREIHHLQKLDQPSGTAVTTAEGILAHFPAKTSWRNTPAEGPAELAVLSERTADVVGTHVVTYTSDVDTLVLSHEAHSRAGFAQGALLAAEWLPGRPGVFGMKELLGL, encoded by the coding sequence ATGAACATCCTCCTCATCGGCTACGGCAAAATGGGCCGTACCCTCGAAGCCCTGGCCACCAGCCGCGGCCACCGCATTGTGGGCATCGTGGACCCCGGCCAGTCCGACGGCCCGGCCATCGCCGACTTTACGGCCGCCACCGCCGACGTGGCCATCGAGTTCACGCGGCCCGACGCGGCCTTTGCCAACGTGGCGGCCTGCCTGCGCCAGGGCATCCCGGTGGTCTGCGGCTCGACGGGCTGGCTGGACCGCTGGAACGAGGCCGGGGCCCTCACCAACGCGCTGGGCGGCAGCCTGTTCTACGCCTCCAACTACAGCGTGGGCGTGAACCTGTTCTTCCACTTCAACGAGTACATCGCCGCCAAAATGCACCAGTTTGGGGGCTACGACGTGGCGGTGCGCGAAATCCACCACCTCCAGAAGCTCGACCAGCCCAGCGGTACCGCCGTCACAACCGCCGAAGGCATCCTGGCCCACTTCCCGGCCAAAACCAGTTGGCGCAATACCCCCGCCGAGGGCCCCGCCGAGCTGGCCGTCCTCAGCGAGCGCACGGCCGACGTGGTGGGCACGCACGTGGTGACCTACACCTCCGACGTGGACACACTGGTGCTCTCGCACGAAGCCCACTCGCGGGCCGGTTTTGCCCAGGGGGCCCTGCTCGCGGCCGAGTGGCTGCCGGGCCGCCCGGGCGTGTTCGGCATGAAGGAGCTGCTGGGCCTGTAG
- the lepB gene encoding signal peptidase I, whose translation MALFKIKRYGANAAPPKPKSKTREWTDSLVFAIVAATLIRWATFEAYTIPTPSMEDTLLVGDYLFVSKLHYGTITPQTPLQIPLTHQTDPIFHLKSYSDLIQLPTFRFPGFSSIKRNDVVVFHVPFELEFPADLRTNYIKRCVAIAGDKLEIKDRQLYINGQAAPNPAGLQSKFFIRIPEANDEVVAAFRAQRVVDYQQPNGDPVLSEVPGYGLGYEVDCTPAVAAYFRQQPYVKEVIAETIPAGQPEINQAVFPDNPDYPTTINFPGAPGLHHWNKDNYGPISLPKKGETVELTADNALLYYKVILRYEHNEGISMQGGVILQNGKPLKTYMFKQNYYFMMGDNRHDSLDSRFWGFVPEDHVVGKAVLIWLSINPYADFLHKVRWSRLFQTIK comes from the coding sequence ATGGCCCTTTTCAAAATCAAGCGCTACGGCGCCAACGCCGCGCCCCCCAAACCCAAGAGCAAAACCCGCGAATGGACCGATTCGCTGGTGTTTGCCATCGTGGCGGCCACCCTCATTCGTTGGGCCACCTTTGAGGCCTACACCATCCCCACGCCCAGCATGGAGGACACGCTGCTGGTGGGGGACTACTTGTTTGTGAGCAAGTTGCACTACGGTACCATCACGCCGCAGACGCCGCTGCAAATCCCACTCACGCACCAGACGGACCCGATTTTCCACCTGAAAAGCTACTCCGACCTCATCCAGTTACCCACGTTCCGTTTCCCGGGCTTCAGCAGCATCAAGCGCAACGACGTAGTAGTATTTCACGTCCCGTTTGAGCTGGAATTCCCCGCCGACCTGCGCACCAACTACATCAAGCGCTGCGTAGCCATTGCTGGCGACAAGCTCGAAATCAAGGACCGCCAGCTGTACATCAACGGCCAGGCAGCCCCCAACCCGGCTGGCTTGCAGAGCAAGTTCTTCATCCGCATTCCCGAGGCCAACGACGAGGTGGTGGCCGCCTTCCGCGCCCAGCGCGTGGTGGATTACCAGCAGCCCAACGGCGACCCGGTGCTGAGCGAGGTGCCCGGCTACGGCCTGGGCTACGAAGTGGACTGCACGCCCGCGGTGGCGGCCTACTTCAGGCAGCAGCCCTACGTGAAGGAGGTCATCGCCGAAACCATCCCGGCCGGCCAGCCCGAAATCAACCAAGCGGTATTCCCCGACAACCCCGACTACCCGACGACCATCAACTTCCCCGGGGCCCCCGGCCTGCATCACTGGAATAAGGACAACTATGGCCCCATCTCGCTGCCCAAAAAAGGCGAAACCGTGGAGCTAACGGCCGATAACGCGCTGCTTTACTACAAAGTTATCCTGCGCTACGAGCACAACGAAGGCATCTCGATGCAGGGCGGCGTGATTTTGCAGAACGGTAAGCCACTGAAAACCTACATGTTCAAGCAGAACTACTACTTCATGATGGGCGACAACCGCCACGATTCGCTCGACTCGCGCTTCTGGGGCTTCGTGCCCGAAGACCACGTCGTAGGCAAAGCCGTCCTCATCTGGCTTTCGATAAACCCCTACGCCGATTTCCTCCACAAAGTGCGCTGGAGCCGCCTATTCCAAACCATCAAATAG
- a CDS encoding uracil-DNA glycosylase: MVKIAASWQLVLADEFAKPYFQHLIAFVKGEYATATVYPPGPQIFHAFDACPFDQVKVVILGQDPYHGRGQAHGLSFSVADGQRTPPSLHNIFKELQSDLPATPPAPNGNLDRWAQQGVLLLNATLTVRAAEPGSHQKKGWEDFTDAVIRKVSEGREHVVFILWGAYAGKKAELIDASKHLVLKSVHPSPYAADKGFFGSKPFSKTNAWLESKGLGPISW; the protein is encoded by the coding sequence ATGGTAAAAATAGCCGCGAGCTGGCAGCTCGTGCTGGCCGACGAGTTCGCCAAGCCCTACTTCCAGCACCTCATCGCTTTCGTGAAAGGCGAGTACGCCACCGCCACGGTGTACCCGCCGGGGCCCCAAATCTTCCACGCCTTCGACGCCTGCCCATTCGATCAGGTGAAGGTCGTCATCTTGGGCCAGGACCCGTACCACGGCCGGGGGCAGGCCCACGGCCTCTCGTTTTCGGTGGCTGACGGGCAGCGTACGCCACCCTCGCTGCATAACATTTTCAAGGAGTTGCAGAGCGACCTGCCCGCCACGCCGCCGGCCCCCAATGGCAACCTCGACCGCTGGGCCCAGCAGGGCGTACTGCTGCTCAACGCCACCCTCACGGTGCGCGCCGCCGAGCCGGGCTCGCACCAGAAAAAAGGCTGGGAAGACTTCACCGATGCCGTCATTCGCAAGGTATCGGAGGGCCGCGAGCACGTGGTATTCATCCTCTGGGGGGCCTACGCAGGCAAGAAGGCGGAGCTAATCGATGCGAGTAAACATTTGGTGCTGAAGTCGGTGCACCCGTCGCCCTACGCCGCCGACAAGGGCTTCTTCGGTAGCAAGCCTTTCAGCAAAACCAACGCTTGGCTCGAAAGCAAAGGCCTGGGCCCCATCAGTTGGTAG
- the apaG gene encoding Co2+/Mg2+ efflux protein ApaG has protein sequence MPTTTTQGVTVSVTTNYLPDYSSPTQEHFVFAYKITIRNNSEFTVKLLRRHWHIHDANSPVREVEGEGVVGRQPVLEPGQSHHYMSGCNLKSGVGKMRGTYLMERVANGQEFSVEIPEFTLIVPFRLN, from the coding sequence ATGCCTACCACCACTACGCAGGGCGTTACCGTTTCGGTTACGACAAATTACCTGCCTGATTATTCCAGCCCCACGCAGGAGCATTTCGTGTTCGCCTATAAAATTACGATTCGCAACAACAGCGAGTTCACCGTGAAGCTGTTGCGGCGCCACTGGCACATTCACGACGCCAACAGCCCCGTGCGCGAGGTGGAGGGCGAAGGCGTGGTAGGCCGCCAGCCCGTGCTTGAACCCGGCCAGTCGCACCACTATATGAGCGGCTGCAACCTGAAGTCGGGCGTGGGCAAAATGCGCGGCACCTACCTGATGGAGCGCGTAGCCAACGGCCAGGAATTCAGCGTTGAAATTCCCGAGTTCACCCTCATAGTGCCCTTCCGCCTGAACTGA
- a CDS encoding O-methyltransferase has translation MFELLAYLKYRLRAGTAHGLHSPFVYGLYTTVICHDGTFAAFAPIEARRQALLSSPDSITVTDLGAGSHTGAGQVRRVAAIARTAAKPPHLAQLLFRLANHFRPATVLELGTSLGLTTAYLAAADSRHRVVTFEGCPNVAAVARETFAALHLANIELVEGNLDDTLGPTLAALGAPVDFVFFDGNHRREPTLRYFEQCLANAHEDSVFVFDDIHWSAEMEQAWDAIRAHPAVTVTVDLFHIGLVFFRKKQPRQDFWLRP, from the coding sequence TTGTTTGAACTCCTTGCTTACCTGAAGTACCGGCTGCGCGCCGGCACCGCCCACGGGCTGCACTCGCCGTTCGTGTATGGCCTCTACACTACGGTTATTTGCCACGACGGCACGTTTGCGGCCTTTGCCCCCATCGAGGCGCGGCGGCAGGCGCTGCTGAGCAGCCCGGACAGCATCACCGTCACCGATTTAGGGGCCGGCTCGCACACCGGGGCCGGGCAGGTGCGCCGGGTGGCTGCCATTGCCCGCACCGCCGCCAAGCCGCCGCACCTGGCGCAGCTGCTGTTCCGGCTCGCGAACCACTTCCGGCCCGCCACCGTGCTGGAACTCGGCACCTCGCTGGGCCTCACTACCGCCTACCTGGCCGCCGCCGACTCACGCCACCGCGTCGTCACGTTCGAGGGCTGTCCCAACGTGGCCGCCGTGGCCCGTGAAACCTTCGCCGCACTGCACCTGGCCAATATTGAGCTGGTGGAGGGCAACCTCGACGACACTCTGGGCCCAACCCTGGCCGCCCTGGGGGCCCCCGTCGATTTTGTGTTTTTCGACGGCAACCACCGCCGCGAGCCCACGCTGCGCTATTTCGAGCAGTGCCTAGCCAACGCTCACGAAGACAGTGTGTTCGTGTTCGACGACATCCACTGGTCGGCAGAAATGGAGCAAGCCTGGGATGCCATCCGGGCCCACCCGGCCGTGACGGTCACCGTGGACTTATTCCACATCGGCCTGGTCTTTTTCCGCAAAAAACAGCCCCGCCAGGATTTCTGGCTGCGTCCCTGA
- the kdsA gene encoding 3-deoxy-8-phosphooctulonate synthase, producing the protein MLTALANTLPHFRHTQSGQFFLMAGPCVIEGEDMALRIAERIKHLTDKLQIPYIFKGSYRKANRSRLDSFTGIGDEKALRILQKVGREIGVPTVTDIHESEEAALAAEYVDVLQIPAFLCRQTDLLIAAAKTGKVVNIKKGQFLSGEAMKFAVDKVQESGNMNVILTERGNSFGYSDLVVDYRNLPAMQRFGVPVVMDVTHALQKPNQSSGVTGGQPALIEIIAKAAIAVGADGLFIETHPTPTTALSDGANMLPLDQLEGLLQRLTRLRDAVRPTGEVSAQGLNA; encoded by the coding sequence ATGCTCACCGCCCTCGCCAACACGCTTCCGCATTTCCGCCACACCCAGTCGGGCCAGTTTTTTTTGATGGCGGGGCCCTGCGTCATCGAAGGCGAAGACATGGCCCTGCGCATCGCCGAGCGCATCAAGCACCTCACCGACAAGCTCCAGATTCCGTACATTTTCAAGGGCTCGTACCGCAAGGCCAACCGCTCGCGGCTCGATTCCTTTACTGGTATCGGCGACGAAAAGGCGCTGCGCATCCTGCAAAAAGTGGGGCGCGAAATCGGCGTGCCCACCGTGACGGACATTCACGAATCGGAGGAAGCGGCACTGGCGGCGGAGTACGTGGACGTGCTGCAAATCCCGGCTTTTCTGTGTCGGCAAACTGATTTGCTCATCGCCGCGGCCAAAACCGGTAAGGTGGTCAACATCAAGAAAGGCCAGTTCCTGAGCGGTGAGGCTATGAAATTTGCCGTCGACAAGGTGCAGGAATCGGGCAACATGAACGTCATTCTCACCGAGCGCGGCAATTCGTTTGGCTACTCCGACCTAGTGGTGGACTACCGCAACCTGCCCGCCATGCAGCGCTTCGGCGTGCCCGTGGTCATGGACGTGACCCACGCCCTGCAAAAGCCCAACCAGAGCAGCGGCGTGACGGGCGGCCAGCCCGCCCTGATTGAAATCATCGCCAAGGCCGCCATTGCGGTGGGCGCCGACGGCCTGTTCATCGAAACCCACCCCACGCCCACCACGGCCCTTTCGGACGGAGCCAATATGCTGCCCCTCGACCAGTTGGAAGGCCTGCTCCAGCGTCTCACGCGCCTGCGCGACGCCGTACGCCCCACAGGCGAAGTGAGCGCCCAAGGCTTGAACGCCTAG
- a CDS encoding methyltransferase domain-containing protein: MKSVIPPLDAAYWQQRYAAGRDAWDAGAPTPPLRAYFDQLRTAAQPRILIPGAGRAYEAEYLYRAGFEQVFVADFAPEALGALAARVPDFPAGHLLQADFFGLSNDPPYDLIVEQTFFCALAPVLRLAYAQQCARLLRPGGTLVGLLFDAPFAGATEPPFGGTAAEYRAYFAPYFAFRHFETATNSLGPRQGRELFICLKKN, encoded by the coding sequence GTGAAATCGGTTATCCCACCCTTGGATGCGGCCTACTGGCAGCAGCGCTACGCCGCCGGCCGCGACGCCTGGGACGCCGGGGCTCCTACGCCGCCGCTGCGCGCCTACTTCGACCAGTTACGCACCGCTGCGCAGCCTCGGATTCTCATTCCTGGGGCTGGGCGGGCCTACGAGGCCGAATACCTGTACCGGGCGGGTTTTGAGCAGGTGTTCGTGGCCGATTTTGCGCCCGAGGCTCTCGGGGCCCTGGCCGCGCGGGTGCCCGATTTCCCCGCCGGCCACCTGTTGCAGGCCGACTTTTTTGGCCTGTCCAACGACCCGCCCTATGATTTAATTGTTGAGCAAACGTTTTTTTGTGCCCTGGCCCCCGTCTTGCGGTTGGCCTACGCCCAGCAGTGCGCCCGGCTGCTGCGCCCCGGCGGCACCTTGGTGGGCTTGCTCTTCGACGCCCCCTTTGCCGGAGCCACCGAGCCGCCCTTCGGGGGCACGGCCGCCGAGTACCGCGCGTACTTTGCTCCATATTTCGCGTTTCGGCACTTCGAAACCGCCACCAACTCGCTCGGGCCCCGGCAGGGGCGCGAGCTGTTCATCTGCCTCAAAAAGAACTAA
- the cphA gene encoding cyanophycin synthetase — protein sequence MKIVDLRTMRGPSYWSVKHHKLIVAKVDLKEFAGQWSCAVAGLSERLLALLPNISQAQQPAGLSGAGNRHTAKHPPLTPERLTAGEPLGHVIQHVALELQRLAAMPVFWGKSYPAREHGVEYVVFAYQEERAGRAAAEAAVAVVGALCRGQEVDLKPIIAELHEIREEEFFGPSTYSIVAEAASRNIPYIQLKNTSIIQLGYGVNQRRIWATTTSLTSHAGVEVAGNKNRTKAMLEDSGVPVPRGTTVYSENGLRDAIEELGFPIVTKPLNGNHGKGATIHIMNWEDAAEGLKAAQAYSRAVIVEQFIEGFDFRLLVVNGRLIAAAKRTPAAVKGDGTSTIQQLIDQVNEDPRRGVGHEKTLTSIKADAHTLALLAKQGRALDTVLPAGEVQFLKSTANISTGGTASDVTDQIHPYNLLLAERVAGIVGLDICGIDLMATDIAVPLDESRGAVIEVNAAPGFRMHIDPTEGLPRNVAAPVVDMLFPPGSASRIPIIAIAGTNGKTTTTRLIAHLVASTGYKVGFTTTDGIYIQGVQLQKGDCTGAQSAEFVLRDPTVNYAVLETARGGMLRSGLGFHTCDIAVVTNVAADHLGLRDIYTVEEMAAVKGVVPRTVRKNGWAVLNADDDLVYGMARTLECQVALFSMNEHNPRIREHVEAGGVAAVYEEGYITIYRNSYKLRIDRAAEFPVTFGGRAGFNIENSLAAALAGHLAGFSQDTIKTALRTFVPSATKTPGRMNVYKFPKFEVIVDYAHNTAGITKFADFMDATTATRKIGVVSGLGDRRDEDTLGFARIAGRIFDEVILRQDRDLRGKSAEFLREIMTRGLRLDKPDLPITYIENEPDAIDYVLANAPEGSVVTIFTENITATIAKLDAYEKTV from the coding sequence ATGAAGATTGTTGACCTGCGCACGATGCGCGGCCCTAGCTATTGGTCGGTGAAGCACCATAAGCTCATCGTGGCCAAAGTTGATTTGAAAGAGTTCGCCGGGCAGTGGTCGTGTGCGGTGGCGGGGCTGTCCGAGCGGCTGCTGGCCCTGCTACCCAACATAAGCCAGGCCCAGCAGCCGGCGGGCCTGAGCGGGGCTGGCAACCGCCACACCGCCAAGCATCCCCCACTCACGCCGGAGCGCCTCACCGCCGGCGAGCCGCTGGGCCACGTCATCCAGCACGTGGCGTTGGAGTTGCAGCGCTTGGCGGCCATGCCCGTGTTCTGGGGTAAGTCGTACCCGGCGCGCGAACACGGCGTGGAGTACGTGGTATTTGCTTACCAGGAAGAGCGCGCCGGCCGCGCCGCTGCCGAGGCCGCCGTGGCCGTGGTGGGGGCCCTGTGCCGAGGCCAGGAGGTAGACCTAAAGCCCATCATTGCCGAGCTGCACGAAATCCGGGAGGAGGAATTCTTCGGGCCCAGCACCTACAGTATCGTGGCCGAGGCGGCTTCGCGCAACATTCCGTACATCCAACTCAAGAATACTTCTATTATTCAGCTCGGCTACGGCGTGAACCAGCGCCGCATCTGGGCCACCACCACCAGCCTTACCTCGCATGCTGGGGTGGAGGTGGCGGGCAATAAGAATCGCACCAAGGCCATGCTCGAAGATTCGGGCGTGCCCGTGCCCCGCGGCACCACCGTGTACTCGGAAAACGGGCTGCGCGACGCCATCGAAGAGTTGGGCTTCCCCATCGTGACCAAGCCGCTCAACGGCAACCACGGCAAGGGCGCCACCATTCACATTATGAACTGGGAAGACGCCGCCGAGGGCCTCAAGGCCGCGCAGGCGTACTCGCGGGCCGTGATTGTGGAGCAGTTTATTGAGGGCTTCGATTTCCGGCTGCTGGTGGTGAACGGCCGGCTCATTGCCGCCGCCAAGCGCACCCCGGCCGCCGTGAAGGGCGACGGCACCAGTACCATCCAGCAGCTGATTGACCAGGTGAACGAGGACCCGCGCCGCGGCGTAGGCCACGAAAAAACTCTCACCAGCATCAAGGCCGACGCCCACACGCTGGCCCTGCTGGCCAAGCAGGGGAGGGCCCTGGATACGGTGCTGCCCGCCGGTGAAGTGCAGTTCCTGAAAAGCACGGCCAACATCAGCACCGGCGGCACGGCCTCCGACGTGACCGACCAGATCCATCCCTACAACCTGCTGCTGGCCGAGCGCGTAGCCGGTATCGTCGGGCTCGATATCTGCGGCATCGATCTGATGGCCACCGACATTGCCGTGCCGCTTGACGAGAGCCGTGGGGCCGTGATTGAGGTGAACGCCGCCCCGGGCTTTCGGATGCACATTGACCCAACCGAGGGCCTGCCGCGCAACGTGGCCGCCCCCGTGGTGGACATGCTGTTCCCACCCGGCAGCGCGTCTCGCATTCCCATCATCGCCATTGCGGGCACGAATGGCAAAACCACTACCACCCGGCTCATCGCGCACTTGGTTGCCAGCACTGGCTACAAAGTGGGCTTCACGACTACCGACGGCATCTACATCCAGGGCGTGCAGCTGCAAAAAGGTGACTGCACCGGGGCCCAAAGCGCTGAGTTTGTACTTCGCGACCCGACCGTGAACTACGCGGTGCTCGAAACGGCCCGCGGCGGCATGCTGCGCTCCGGCCTGGGTTTCCACACCTGCGACATTGCCGTGGTGACCAACGTAGCCGCCGACCACCTGGGCCTGCGCGACATTTACACGGTAGAGGAAATGGCGGCCGTGAAGGGCGTGGTGCCCCGCACGGTGCGCAAAAATGGCTGGGCCGTGCTCAACGCCGACGACGACCTGGTGTACGGCATGGCCCGCACCCTGGAGTGCCAGGTGGCCTTGTTCAGCATGAATGAGCACAACCCGCGCATCCGCGAGCACGTGGAGGCCGGCGGCGTGGCAGCGGTGTACGAGGAAGGCTACATCACCATTTACCGCAACAGCTACAAGCTGCGCATCGACCGGGCGGCCGAGTTTCCGGTGACGTTCGGGGGCCGGGCGGGCTTCAACATTGAGAACAGCCTGGCGGCGGCCCTGGCCGGCCACTTGGCCGGATTCAGCCAGGACACCATCAAGACGGCGCTGCGCACCTTCGTGCCGTCGGCCACTAAGACGCCGGGGCGGATGAACGTCTACAAATTCCCCAAGTTCGAGGTCATCGTCGACTACGCCCATAATACGGCTGGCATCACCAAATTCGCCGATTTCATGGACGCCACCACGGCCACCCGTAAAATCGGCGTGGTATCGGGCCTCGGTGACCGCCGCGACGAGGATACGCTGGGCTTTGCGCGCATCGCGGGCCGCATTTTCGACGAGGTAATTCTGCGCCAGGATCGCGACCTGCGCGGCAAGTCGGCCGAGTTTCTGCGCGAAATCATGACCCGGGGCCTGCGCCTCGACAAACCCGACTTGCCCATCACCTACATCGAGAACGAGCCAGATGCCATCGACTACGTGCTGGCTAACGCGCCGGAAGGGTCCGTTGTCACGATATTCACCGAAAACATCACGGCCACAATAGCTAAGCTGGACGCCTACGAGAAAACCGTCTAG